The following are encoded together in the Desulfobulbaceae bacterium genome:
- the tsaE gene encoding tRNA (adenosine(37)-N6)-threonylcarbamoyltransferase complex ATPase subunit type 1 TsaE: protein MRNLSLENLDQTNLFGLHLAELARPGDIYTLTGTLGAGKTTLTQFIGRGLGVPENCYITSPTFSLIHEYQGRIPLFHMDLYRLASEEIFELGFEEYLYGEGLTIIEWPDRLGELMPEDRLEIVLDFASETARTARLTPHGSFTKRQLAHL from the coding sequence ATGCGTAACCTGTCGCTTGAGAACCTTGACCAAACAAACCTGTTTGGTCTCCACCTAGCCGAACTGGCCCGCCCTGGTGATATCTACACACTCACTGGCACACTCGGGGCCGGGAAGACGACCCTTACCCAATTTATTGGCCGTGGACTCGGTGTACCTGAGAACTGTTACATTACCAGCCCCACATTCAGCCTGATACACGAGTACCAAGGTCGTATTCCGTTATTTCATATGGATCTGTATCGACTTGCCAGTGAAGAAATCTTTGAGCTTGGCTTTGAGGAGTATCTCTACGGTGAAGGCCTGACAATCATTGAGTGGCCCGATCGTTTGGGAGAGTTAATGCCTGAGGATCGTTTGGAAATTGTCCTCGATTTTGCGTCAGAAACTGCCAGAACAGCAAGGCTCACGCCCCATGGTTCATTTACCAAACGGCAACTGGCCCACCTGTAA
- a CDS encoding PRC-barrel domain containing protein, whose product IDDETWAIRYLIIDTKNWWSGKKVLIAPSWIECVSWAESKVFVKLPRDTIKQALEYTDESLLNRAYEIELHRHYNRQGYWADEPATPNAPSSEEKTRKIEP is encoded by the coding sequence ATTGATGACGAGACGTGGGCGATTCGCTATCTGATCATCGATACGAAAAACTGGTGGTCGGGGAAAAAGGTTCTGATTGCACCGTCATGGATCGAGTGCGTCAGTTGGGCCGAGTCGAAAGTCTTCGTCAAACTTCCCCGTGACACCATCAAGCAGGCCCTGGAATACACGGATGAGTCCCTGCTTAACAGGGCTTATGAGATCGAACTGCATCGACATTACAATCGGCAAGGATACTGGGCTGATGAACCGGCTACTCCAAACGCCCCTTCCTCTGAAGAAAAGACGAGGAAAATTGAACCATAA